The DNA sequence TCCTGTCTATATCGGTAATAAATCGGATCCGCTTTTCTCCCAGTCTGACCTTAATAATATTAACCACATCATGGATCAGGGATTCAAAATAATATTCCGCGGGGGCCAGTTCCATTTTTCCGGACTCGATTTTTGAAAAATCCAGAATATCATTAATGATGGAAAGCAGACTTTCACCGGCTTGTTTAATACTCATGGCATCGGTGTATATTTCAGAGTTCGGGGATTTCCGCAAAATCATCTCGGTCATCCCCAGGATCGCGTTCATTGGTGTCCGTATCTCATGGCTGGTATTGGCAAGAAAACTGCTTTTAGCCGCCGCAGCTTCCTCCGCCTTGGCGGCGGCCTCCTCGGCTTTTAGCCGGGCCGTTTCCAGTTCCCCGGTAAGCTTTTTAACCCGTCTGTCATTGGTAACCCGTACCCATTCGTAGGCCATGGTTAGTAAAAAAACTAAAATGAATACGCAGAGAATGCGGAAACCTACGGCGCTTTCATAGGCAAAGCCTGCGTCGGGGACGAAGACGGTAATCCCCACGGCAACCAAAAGCAATCCCGACAGGATAGAACCGGCTGTTAATCCGAGGATGAAAATGGCTATCAGCGGCTGAGCGTAGATCCACAGCCCTGCGAACCCGCTTACCCCGCCTGAAAAGGCAAGGACGGCGCAGAGGGTACTGAAGGCCGCCACGGGAAGCATGGCTGAAAACGTAAAAGGCAGCCGGGTCCGCAGCAAAAAGACACTGCTAATACAGATCAGGGCCACCGTAAAATCGAGCAGACTCCGCAGGGTATTGCCGGCAATAAAAACGGTAATGCCGAAGGTAATCAGAAAAAAGGCTCCCAACATGAGGGCGACATTCAGGCTGACGTACCGGATCATCGCATCGTTCACCACCTGCCCAAGAGAATCCCGATTGTCAGATGCGGCTTGCGGCGCCCCCTGGTTTTCAAATTTTCCGCTGGTAAGAAGGCGGAGTATGCTGCTATTTGTTTTCATCCACTTCCCCGGACTTTGCCTGCTTTTTCCTCGTATTTTTGGATTTTTGACAATCTATTACTGCTTTATCAATATATCCCTGCAAGTAGGATTTATCCACTTTTGACAGAAGTTTTATCTTTTTTTCAAAGGATAGCTCGTTTAGGCTGTCCTCATTGTTCGTACTCTCCACCCAGGTTCCTCCCTTTTTGATTCCATTACCAGGGTGTTCCACGCCCATGAAAGGGTGGTCATTGATGAAGTCGTCGACGCTATCCTGCTTAAAAGTATGATGGAAGGAGATGAAAAGTAAGCCATTAGAGGGTTATACTATGGTCATGACCCCTCCAAATAATTCTAACCGGTTTTACCGTTTTTCGTTCCCGGCGCTAACCCTATTCTGCGCGGCCTTGACTTGCCTGGTTTTAAGCGCCTGCGGGAAGGATGCCCGGGCCGGCGGGCCGGTGACGGTGTTTTCCGGGACGGCGGCGTCTGCGGGGCGGATCCCGGCGGAGTTGGCGGAGTACCGTATCGCCTATTACGAGGCGATTGCGGCGGCGGAGACCGAGGGTTCAGGCGGGCTTATTCAGGAGAGTGATGAGCCCTTTACGATTGTGGATTATGGTCCTCGGGGGGATTTACCCAGCGAGATAAAAAAACCTTCTATATATGTGGTGTTTTCCCAGCCCGTGGTTCCCCTTTCCCGATTGGGGGCGCCTATTCGGGATGGGAAGGCGTTTTTTACGGTAGAACCGGCTATGGAAGGGGTGTACCGGTGGTATGGGTCCCGGCTGCTGGCCTTTGAACCGGATGCGGAAAGTCTGCCCCAGCGGCGCTATACCGTAACGATTTCGGACCGGCTGCAATCCCTGGGGGGGAAGCGGCTTACCGGGGAACGGTCCTTCAGCTTTGAAACCGAACGGCTTTCCCTGCTGACCTGGAGTTTGGGGACCGGAGAGCAGTATGTGTTCCCCTGGGATGTGGGACCCGAGGACGGGGGGCTTATCAACCTGATCTTTTCCTACCCCGTCAATCTAACAGAAATTATGAAGTGGATTGAGATCCGCGGGGCGGGAAGGACCTGGCCCTTTACGGTTTCCCGGCCCGAAATCATCAAGGACTGGGGGTTTCTGCGGGGACGTTCTGCGGCGGCGCCGGAGCAGGGGGTACGGCTTTCCCTGCGGGAGCGGCTTCCCCCGGACACGGATGTGGAGATCCGTATTCTGGCAGGGGCCCGGTCGGAAGCGGACTGGCTGGGGTCGAAGGAAGAGCAGCGGGAAAGCTTCCATACCCTGCGGCCCTTTAGGTTTGGGCGGTATTCGGTGAGGACCGATTCTAATCCCCGCACCCAGGAGGGGGATACGATCCCCATTTCCCTTGATTTTACCCATGGGATCGATCCTGAGGGAGTGGAGAACTATTTTTCCATCGATGGGATTGGGGCGCTTAAGAAGGAAAATATCCATGTCTATGGGGATAGGGTGATACTGAACCGGCTTCCCCTGGAATATCAGCACGAATACACGGTACGGATAGCGGCGGAACTCAAGGATCTGTGGGGCAGGCAGTTGGGGCAAGCCCAGGTGATTCAGGTAAAGGTTGGAGACGCCAATAGCTACGTGTACATCCGCAATACCGGATCCAAGATGTTGGAGGCGGGATTTCCCCCGATGATCGTCTGGGAAGCCCAGAATCCGGTCTCTTTAAAGCGGCGTCTTTCCGCAGCCCGGGGACCCTATGATCGTGCGGACCCCCCCGTGGAGGATGTGGATCCCGATCTGCTCCCCCGGAATTCCAAGCGGTACTTTATGGAAGACCTCAGTCCCTTCCTGGGGAGCGGCGGTAAGGGGAGCGCCGCCCTGAGCTGGGATTACGCAACCCGGTCCTCCTGGGAAGCGGGGCGGGTGTACCGGAACTCCGCCTGGCTTTCCGTACAGGTTACGGACCTGGGCGTTACCACCCGGTACGGGTATAACCGGGCGCTGGTCTGGGTGACTAGGCTTTCCACCGGGGAGCCCGTAGCGGGGGCCAGGGTGGAGCTGCTCGAGGGAACCGGGTTACAGGCTGAGGGCAGAACCAATACCGAGGGGCTTGCGGTTTTCAGTTTTTCCGATGGGGAGTTTGTCCGCCGCTTTAGCCCACCGGAAACTTCGTCAAGTTTGAGGGAAAGCGCCGGAAAGGGGCTGCGTATCCGGGTTGTCGAGAACGGCGGCGCCCAGGCCGGTGGGGATGAGCTTGAGTTTGTCCCCAACGACAGCCATAATCTTTGGCGCTTTGGGGTAGATTCTGTGACGAGCCCCTTTAGGGCGGAGGAGCAGCTGCCGATGATTTTCCTCTTCACCGACCGGGGCTTATACCGTCCCGGGGAGACCCTGACTTTCCGGGGTATAGACCGCAGCCTTACCCGGGGCCAATACCAGCCCTACCAGGGCAAGTATAGCGTAGAAATTCTTTTGCCGGCCGGCGGCAATCGGACCCTGGCGGTTCTTGATGGGGTAAGTACCGGTACCGGAGGAAGTTCGGGTATCTTCGAGCTGCCTGCGGAACTGGAGCCGGGGCAATATGTACTCCGCTATACCCGTCTTTCCAAGGAGGATCCGGGGGTAAAGACCCTCAGTTTCCAGGTGGCGAATTTTGAGCGCCTCCGGGTAGAGGGGTCGGTGAGTTTTCCGGATCTGCCCTTCTACCAGGGTGAAACCCTTACGGGGAAACTTTCCGCTTCCTACTTGGCGGGGGGCGCCTTGACCGGAGCCCCCTATTCCTTTTACTGGACCCGGGAACCTGCGGCCTTCAATCCCGGCGGGAACTGGCAATATTGGCATTTTGGCCCTGAAAATAACGATGGGCGTTCTTTTTTGAGCCGGGGGGAAGGGAATTTAGGCCCCCAGGGGAGCGCCGATATCAGTTTGGTACCCCAGGGGGACGGTGTTGAGGGCGCGGTCTACCGGTATCGGCTGGAAGGGTCGGTGCAGGACGCGGGGCGGCAGGAAATTGCCAGCAGAAACGCCGTAACGGTGCACCCCGCATCGTTTTACATCGCCGCCCGGCTGGATACCGGGACCATGCGGGCGGTCAATTTGGCAGAATCGAAGAATTCCGCCTATTTCCTCGCCGCGGGAAGTCCCGCCACGGTGAGTTGGGCCCTGGTGAATGCCCAGGGTGAAAGCTATCGGTTTCCCGAAAACGGGAAGGGGGAGCTCGCCGTTCAGTTTGTGCGTCACGAATGGAAGCAGTCCCGGCAGGCGGGAATAGGCGGCCGGGTGAACCTGCTCTGGGAGCGGGTTGAAACGGTGGTTGAGGAAAGGACGGTGCGCCTGACAACTGCGACCAGCGGTGTGCTGAACTTTACCCCGGACCAGGGCGGTCAGTGGGAACTTCGGCTGCGGAGCCGGGATGCCCGGGACCGGCCCGTGGTCACCCGGCTGAGTTTTTATGTCAGCGGGGCAGGGTGGGTACGCTGGGGTTCGGCAGATGCGGACGCCATCACCCTGAGGACGGACAAACAGATCTACGCCCCCGGGGAAACAGCAAAACTGTTGGTCCAGTCGCCCCTGCCAAAGGGAAAGTATCTGCTCACCCTGGAACGGGAGGGTATCTTCTCTGAAAAGATCATCGACCTTGATGGTTCCGCGCGGACCATCGACATTCCTATAGAAGAATCATACGTACCCATTGTGTATGCGGCTATTTCGTCCTATACGATCCGTTCCGGGGCTGGGGAGAATAGTTACTATGAGCCGGATCTGGACAAGCCTAAGGGGATTTTCGGACTCGCTGCCATTTATGTGGATAACGCAAGCCGTCATTATCAGATTGAGATTCAACCCGGCCAGGGTGTATACGGTCCCGGAGATGACGCCGATGTGCGGCTCCGGGTGACCCTTGGCGGCAAGCCCGTTTCGGGGGTGGAACTGAGTTTTATGGCGGTAGACCGGGGGGTGGTGGATCTCATCAATTACCATGTCCCGGACCCGCTTGCGTTTTTCTACGACCCCAATAATTTTCCTCTGGGGGTGCGGGGGGCGGACAGCCGGTCCCTGCTTATCGATCCCGTAACCTATGCCCTTTCGGATCTCCAGGGAGGTGACGCTGAGGACGAATCCAAACTTGAAGAGCGTAAGGACTTCCGGCCCACCGCAGTTTTCGAACCCTACCTGCTCACCGGTCCCGATGGAACAGTGATGGTGCGTTTCAGCCTCCCGGATTCACTGACCACTTACCGCTGTACCGCAGTAGCGGTGGGGCAGGAGGCCGGGTTTGCCGCCTTCGGTATACAGGAGCGGGACCTTAGGGTGAGCGCCCCCATGACGGCCCTCATCGCCGCTCCCCGGAAGCTGCGCTGGCGTGATACCGCTCAGGTCTCTCTGATCCTGACGAATCTTGAAAACACCGCGGCGGAAGCCAAGGTTAGCTTGGAAATTGAGGACCTGTCGAAGGATACTCCGGTACTTGTGGTGGACGGTACGACGGAGCGGACCTTGAATGTGCAGCCCGGCGAATCCCTTGAGGCGCCCTTCCGGGTGGCGGCGGTTGGTTCCGGGAGAGCCCGGCTTATCTTTACCCTCCGTTCTCCGAAGGTGAACGAGCGGATCATCCGGGAAATTGATATAGACCGGCCCAGGGTTTACGAAACAGTAACGGTGATGGGGAATTTGGGTGAAGCTCCCTTTATCGAGGAAGGTGTGGTGATAGGCGGAGAAACAGGAACACTGTCTGTTTCCCTGGCCGCTTCCCGGCTGGCCATGCTCAAGGATGCTGTGGGTTACCTTCTGGACTACCCCTATGGCTGCCTTGAACAGCGTACTGCCCGGCTCCTTCCCCTGATTGCCTTTGGGGATAGTCTTGCCGCTCTTCAGCTTGACAGCCCCGTGACGGATGTCAGAAAAACTATCGAGGATGAATTGGCGCTCCTCGCGAAGAACAAGCTGTCCGACGGATCCTATCCCTATTGGCCGGGGAACAGCCGGGGGGACTATTTTGTCACCCTTCGTGTGGGGCATATCGCGGCGCTGGCCAAAGAGAAGGGCTATGCGGTTCCCGGCGGCATTGATATCCCCAGGCTCCTTACCTTTTTGAGTTCCTCCGAATCCGCCCGGTACCATCTAACCCGGGATCCCTTTCTCCAGGGTTACAGCCTCTGGGTCAGGGCCATGCTGGGAGAGAGGGTAGGGAGCGAGCTGCGGACCTACCTGAACCGGGGGGACGAGCTGGGTATAAGCGGCATGAGTTTCGCCGGGCTTACCGCTCTGGCACTGGACATGAAGGATCTGGCGACTACCGCCCGGGACCGGGTCAGGCGTTACATCCGTCCCCAGACCCGTTCCCTGGACATTACGGATACTGCGGAGTCCCGGATAGCCAGGAGCTACTGGAACCGGGAAACCGATAAGTATGCCCTGGCGCTGATGCTCTACCAGTCCCTGAATCCCAAGGATGATATGACCACCCGGCTTGCCAACGCGTTGATCGACAAGCAGCGGCGGGGGCAGGGCAGAGCCGGCTGGTCCGATACGGCCGCAAGCTTCTGGGCTGTCCTTGCCTTCGGGTGGATCAGCGATACTGAGGCCCTGGATGCCGCCCCCCGGACTGCGGGGGAAACTTCGTTGCAAAATGCGCGGGTTTCCCTGGGAGGACATGCTCTGTTTAGCGCAGATTTTGAACCAAAGGGCGGGGTTCCGGTTTCCCGCATCTTTAGTTTTACTGAACCGCCCCTGGCGGGACTTGAGCGGAATACTCTGTTCCCCCTGCGTATTGAGCGGGAGGCCGCTGCCCCGAACGCCGAATCAGCGCGGGGAACTTCGTTGCAAGTAGTAGCCCGGCTCTATTATACCGCAAGCCTCCGCTACGGCATCCCCGCGGAACTGGCGGGTGTGCGGGACGAGGGGCTCGGGGTATTTGTGGAAACCCTGGACGCCGATGGCCGTCCGGTGACCGACGGCAGGCTTACTGCGGGGAAGGTCTACACCAGGCGGGTGGTGATTTCAAGCCCCCGGGCCCGTTCCTATGTGGCGGTACGGGTCCCGGTCCCCTCGGGCGCGGAAATTGTGGACGCCTCTTTTGTCAGCAGTGGAACTATCCCTCCGGACAACGACACTAAGCCTGAGCGGGACTACTGGACACCCTATGAGCAGCCGCCCCTGCAATTTATCTTTGATGATGAGGTTCGGTTCCACTGGGATCAATTTCCCCAGGGGAAAAAAGAAGCGGTCTTCCGTTTCCGGGCGGTCATGCCCGGGGTGTATCCCACCCCGCCTGCGGAGGCGGAGTGTATGTACGAGGGTGAGGTTTTCGGCCGCGCTCCCGGGGAACTAATCGTGATACGGTGAAAATGAAGGGCCTTGTTTCAGTAGTATTGCTGTCTATAGTAGTATTACTGTTTTTAATATTATTTTTTTCACCCTACCCGGAGCTGAAGGCCTACCGGTCCCGATCGTACGGCTTGGTGATCAACGACAGAAACGGCGTTACCCTCCGGGTCGTTCCGGCGGATGATGGGGTAAAGCGTGAGTGGGCAAGCCTGGGGGATATTCCCGCCGGAGCGCTCCGGGTATTTATCCGTGCCGAGGACCGTCGTTTTTATTTTCATCCCGGCGTTGACCCAATCGCCGTTGCAGGGAGCGCCCTGCGGAACCTGCGGGCGGGCCGGATCGTTTCCGGCGGGTCCACCATCACCATGCAGCTCGCCCGGCTGATCCGGCCCAGGGGTCCGGGCCTGGGGGGAAAGGCTGCCGAAGCCTGGGACGCCCTTCGCCTTGAAGCCCGGCTTTCAAAGAAGGCCATTCTGGAACTCTGGCTTAACGGTATCCCCTTTGGCAGTAATATTGAGGGCCTCCCCGCCATGGCCCGGAACCGGTTTGGGCAGCCCGTTACCCAGCTTGACGACACCAGGGCTGCACTTCTTGCGGCGGTACCCCGACGGCCCGGTTTGTACGACCCTGCGCTAAACCCCGAAGCGGCGGTCCGGGCGGCACTGTTTCTGTCGCGCCGCCTTAAACTGGGGCTGGATCAGGCGGTTCTGGAAGCCGTCGCCCGGGAAGCTTCCCCCGATGCCGATGAATACCGGAGTCCCTTCTCCGCACCCCACTTTACCGAACGGCTTGCATCGGATTTGAGATCCGGCGGTAATAGTACTATTCATTCCGTACGCAGTACCCTTGACCTGGATCTGCAATCCTATGCGGAAGAATTGCTGCAAAACGAATTGGCCATGCTCACCAAAAACCGGGTCAGTAACGGCGCCATACTGGCAATTGATAACGAGACCGGGGCAGTCCGCGTTTATGTCGGTTCCCGTTCGTGGTTTGACGAGGGGAGTTCCGGTAAAATAGACGGGGTCCGGGTATTGAATCAACCCGGTTCCTGCCTTAAACCGTTTCTCTACGCCATGGCATTGGATACCGGGTTCAGTCCCGCAGAAATACTGCCGGATATCCCTCAGGTATTTGGCGGCAGTGAAGCCTATATACCCTCCAATTTTAATCGCCGCTTTAACGGCCCGGTACGGCTGCGGGTCGCCCTGGCATCGTCCCTCAATATTCCGGCGGTATATATCCTGGAGCGGCTTGGGGTACGGTCCTTCGAGGAATTTCTGGTCAGCCTTGGTTTCGATTCTGTGGCCGCCGCTATGGGTTCCCACGGAACCGGCCTTGCCCTGGGCAATGCCGAGGTCAGCCTTGAGGAGTTGGTCCGGGGCTTCGCGGTGTTTCCCCGCCGAGGCATCCCTGTGGAACTGCAATTTATTGAAGACAACCATGGTAACAGTAATACTACGCAGGTCATGTCCCCCTATGCAGCCTGGGTCATCTCGGACATACTCTCCGACCGGGGGAGCCGCTTTGTCGCCTTTGGTCCGGCGCCGGTGCTGTCTACATCCTTTCCTTCAATGTTTAAAACCGGGACGGCGAATCAGTTTCAGCATATCTGGGCTTTAGGGGCATCGGCGCGTTTTACCGTGGGGGTGTGGATGGGAAATTTTTCCGGGGAGACCGTGGTGGGCCGTACCGGAAGCTCCATCCCTGCCCGGATCGCAGCGGAACTGTTGGCTGCCCTGGAACAATCCTCCATCGCCGCTTACACCACAGGGGGCGGTTCCGGGGAATCCGTAGGGGGTCCTATCCTGGCAGAGGCGGGGGAAATAGAAATCTGCGCCCTTGCCGGCATGGCCGCGACTCCCTACTGTACCGGGACACTCCGGGAGTGGATCCGCATTAAAGAAACGGCAGGGAACAGCCGGAGAACGCAAAAACCCTGTTCCTGGCACCAAGCGGGAGAATTGGTGTACCCCCCGGAGTATCAAGCCTGGCTTACCGAACGCTTTCGGGCGGGAAATACCGGACAACGTGGGACCGCAGGATACATCCGCCTCCCGGCGCCGGGCTCGGTGTTCTACATTGACCCATATCTGCCAGAGGATGCGCAGGCCCTGCGGGTAGAAACCGTGGGCTTCAGCCTCAACGGTGTTGTGTATGTTGACGATACGCTCCAGGGAAGTCTGAATACCGCGGGGGTTTTCGCACTGACCCTGCAACGGGGGCAGCACCGGCTTGTGGTGGAGGATGAAAGCGGCGGGAGTGCGGCGGTGGATTTTGAGGTGCGGTAGCAGGATACCCGGTGAAGCCATGCGCTGACTGGGTCTCCGAAAGCACACAAATGGTAAGGGGGCCTGTCCGGAAGGAAACGTATGGGGCCTCCCAAAGGGTCCCTCCATACATTTCCTTCCGGACACCCCACTCCGTACTATGTGTAAGTGTGCTTCCGTGCCTCGTGGGCGCATGGCTTCACCGGGCCGGTTCGCCGAATGAAGTTTCCGATTAAGCTCCAAGCGGTATGCATTGTTATGCGAAATAGGCCCCCTATGGCACCCCCCCTATTACATATGCAAAGCCTTCTGTGGATAGTAACAAAAAAAGCCCCAGTTGGTCAGACGATCACCTATGCCTGATAAAATAGAAAGAAGATTGAACAGGACATTAAAATCGTCTATGAAAAAAATGCGATGGAGACAGCTGCTATACGCAACAGACCCCACCGCATTTTTGTTACTGTTCAAAAACAGTGCCTGGCGCCACTGCGCCTTTCCACCCTTTGTCCTCTGGACTACTAGTTGTTTGGTAGGGTGCTCCAGTTTGTCATATCGTTAAGATCAATAGTCGCCGAACCCTTAGAAAAAGCAACGCCAGTTTTAAACATAATATAATTTATATACTCTAATACTACAAGGTAGGTCCCTGTATCTTTCCAACGTTGATCCCAATCAGGGGTATACAAAGGGAACGGTGATAAAGAGCTCCCCTCGGTTGTTGCCACACGGGTATCAAATCCAGTTGCAGCGGCATACTCTTTTCTGGTAGTTATAGTTCCGTCTCCCGTGTCAGGATAAACATATATATAACCCTTTTCATCTGAAGGGAAATTGGTCACGGTCACACTACCGCCACCGCCACCACTGCCTGCGCCGTCCCCGCACGCCGAAAGCACAAGGCCGAATACCAGCGCCATTGCCATTCCCACAAGAACAAAACCCGTCTTTTTCATTTTTACTCTCCTAAGGTATTTATTTGCGTATAAGGTCCGCCGACATTATTATTTTTACATTTCGAAAAATATTTGTCGTGAGTTTGACTACTCATATTTACAAGGTTTTTTTGGGTGTTTTGTAGGTGGTTACGCACAGTTTGGGGAAATAAGGCGTGAATTCTCCGGCAATATGTACGGTTTCTATTCTATATCTTCTGCAAATCCGAGCGTGAAGCGATGCCGGTTTTGTAGTAAATGCGGGAAAGGAGGTTTTCTACGGTACGGGGGCTTATACCCAGGGCGGCGGCGATACGTTTGTTATTCTGGCCCTCCCTTACGTGCTTGAGTATTTCCGCTTCCCGGCGGGTAAGGAGTGTTTGTGTTTTCGCAGCATTTTTCAACTTGGGTTCCACCGCTTTGTCTATGGAAACTTTGCCCTGCAGCACCGCTTGGAGGGCGGTTTCGAGTTCTTCCTCGCTCCGGTATTTGCAGACATAGCCCCGGACACCGAAGCCCAGGGCAGCATTGGCATGGGCGTAGTCGTCAAACTGGGTGTACACAACTATCGGGGGCGTTTTACCAAACCGTTCCCGCAGCCAGGGGATAATATCAAGACCCATGGCGTCTTCCGTTGCGCCGTCGTGAAGGCTTAGTTGGATGTCCAGGAGCAGGATGTCCGGAAGCGCCGCCAGTTCTGAAAACAGTTCCCTAGCCTCGGTAAGATCCCCAACGATGCCTAACACCTGCCAGCGCCCGGTTCCGGCAAACCATGCGGCCAGTCCTTTACGCATGACCGGGTGATCCTCAATTATAATGATGCTGTTCATGCGTCCCTCCATGGGGGGACTTTAAGACACACCATAAGGCCGCCGCCTTCTACGCTGATAAAGTCGATTTGCGCCCCCAGGATTGCCGCCCGCTGACGCATGGTCCGCATACCAAAGCCGTCTCCCGCTCCTTCGGTTTGTTGCCCGCTTCTGCTGCGCGGGGAACTGCGTTGCAAGTTGCGCGGGGAACTACGTTGCAAGTTGCGCGGGGAACTGCGTTGCAAGTTGCGCAGACCTGGTCTGCTTTGCAGACCTTTGCCGTCATCAGAAATACTGAACAGCAAGGGCCGCCCCTTGCCAAAAACCCCTACGGGTTCCCGAGCGCCTTGCCGGGCGACCAGTACGGCTTGTTTTGCCTGGGAATGTTTGGCGATGTTGTTGAGCGCTTCTTGGGCGATACGGTAGAGGTGCAGCCGGTGTTCGCCGTTCAATCCGCTGAAGTCCAGGCTTTCTTCTATTTCGACGATACATTCAATTCCGGTACGTTTAACAAAGGTGTCGCATAAAGAAATGAGAGAATCCTTCAGACTGAAGCGGCCAAGATCCGGCGGTATAAGCCGGCTGCAAATTTCCCGGATACGGGCGGCAGCGGGGGTATCCCGCAGATCCGGCAGTACCGTATCGTGGAGTTCTGCGGCAATGCGCCGCCGCTCGGTTTCCTGGGCTTCCAGCGCCAAGGAGGAAAAAGCAGCACTTTGGGATTCCCGTTCCCGGGCCTTTCGCATTGCAAGATAGATATAACCGAGAAAGACCATTAGTAAGCTGATAAAAAACACCAGAAGCCACAACAAACGGAAATATGAATCAAACTCCGAGGGTAATAGGGCGCTTTCGGCTGGCATGGCTTTATAATAATACAAAACTGGACAAAAGGGCAATAAAGGTTTTTAATACGTCTATGCAGTCTGTTTCAGGCCATAGAACGAAAAATCCGCTTGTTTTGCTTTTTGTATCTATTGCAGGGGCCCTGCTTAATATGCTGATCCAGTATTTTTCACGGGGTCGGCTGGGTATTCCCCTGTTTCTGGACACGGTGCTGACCATGACCGTCACGTTCTACGGCGGGGTGTTCTGGGGCGCCTTAACCGGTACCCTGACCAATCTGATTGAGCAAAGCATCTTTTTTTACGGCTGGCTCCCCTATCTGTACGCCTTCTGTAATATAGCGGTGGCCCTGGTTACTGCCCTCTTTATCCGCTGGTTTCCCCAGGAGCTGGGTATTAATTCTAGCGCTGGAAATTCGGAAAAACCACTTTCCAACAACCAAGGGAAAAGCCTCTGGCTCCAGGATCTGATGGGAAGGGCCATTGTGCTTGTCCTTTTATCTTTTGCCCTATGCCTGGTTATAAGCGTTCTTGGGGGCTTTTTTGCGGTAATTATTGAGCATTTTAATTCATCATTGATTGCTGATCCCGTATCCCCTGAACTGAATTTCAGACTCGCCCTGGTACGAAGACATCTGCCCGCCATTATTGTGTCCATAGGCTCGCGTATTCCGATGAACCTGCTTGACCGGATGATTTCGTCTTTTACCGGGTATGGGCTGGCGGTGTTACTGGCCTGGGGAGGCAGGAGTCTGGGGAAGCGAGCTACATAGCTTTCAACCCGCGGATATCCTCGATGATAGTTTCACTGCTGGACAATAGGGAGGCGGATTCTTCTTTGACCTTGAGGATCAGGCTGTTGATTTCGTTCAGGGACTGGATAACTTGATTCCCCCCGCTGCTATGCACCTCCATGGCGTTATTGATGTGTAGTTCCTCGTTCTTGACGGTGTTGATAAGGCTTACCATGGTGTCAAATTGCTGTTCCGCCTGACCGGAGGATTCTTTGGAACTGTCGATCAGGGCCTTGATATTTTTAAGGCTCCCGGCGATTTCCGCCGCCTGCTTGTTGGAATTGTCGGCGAGCTTGCGGATTTCCGAGGCGACCACCGAAAAGCCCTTGCCCACCGCTTCCCCGGCGTGGGCCGCTTCAATGGCGGCGTTCATCCCCAGGATGCTGGTCTGCTCCGCAATGTCCCCGATGACGCTGCAGGCTTCGATAAGCGCGTCGGATTGGGCGGAGACATCATCTATCAGTTCCGCGATGCGGTGCAGCCGGTTCTTCCCTTCCGAGGATGACTCGTTGAGCAGTAAAACTGTCCGGGCGTTCTGTTCCAGGGTTTGATGGATGGAACGGGTATTTTCCACCATCTGCTCTATGGCGGTGGATGAGGAAAGAACATGGTTCGCCGTTTCGCCGATATTGAGCGAAAGGGAACTGATGCCCCCCAGGTTTTTATTCATCTCCCCCAGGGTATGATCGTAGACCGTGTTGAGTTTCTGTTTGACCGACTCTTCATTCCGGAGGGTTTTTTCAATCTCCACATAGTGCCGGCAATTTTCCATCTTGTTCAGGCCGTTGATAATGGCAACCGCCATCTGCTCGCAGTTCCGGTACCCGCAGGCGCCGCAGTTGAGGATATCGCTGCTGCTGGTTTTGTGCATC is a window from the Treponema primitia ZAS-1 genome containing:
- a CDS encoding MG2 domain-containing protein; translation: MTPPNNSNRFYRFSFPALTLFCAALTCLVLSACGKDARAGGPVTVFSGTAASAGRIPAELAEYRIAYYEAIAAAETEGSGGLIQESDEPFTIVDYGPRGDLPSEIKKPSIYVVFSQPVVPLSRLGAPIRDGKAFFTVEPAMEGVYRWYGSRLLAFEPDAESLPQRRYTVTISDRLQSLGGKRLTGERSFSFETERLSLLTWSLGTGEQYVFPWDVGPEDGGLINLIFSYPVNLTEIMKWIEIRGAGRTWPFTVSRPEIIKDWGFLRGRSAAAPEQGVRLSLRERLPPDTDVEIRILAGARSEADWLGSKEEQRESFHTLRPFRFGRYSVRTDSNPRTQEGDTIPISLDFTHGIDPEGVENYFSIDGIGALKKENIHVYGDRVILNRLPLEYQHEYTVRIAAELKDLWGRQLGQAQVIQVKVGDANSYVYIRNTGSKMLEAGFPPMIVWEAQNPVSLKRRLSAARGPYDRADPPVEDVDPDLLPRNSKRYFMEDLSPFLGSGGKGSAALSWDYATRSSWEAGRVYRNSAWLSVQVTDLGVTTRYGYNRALVWVTRLSTGEPVAGARVELLEGTGLQAEGRTNTEGLAVFSFSDGEFVRRFSPPETSSSLRESAGKGLRIRVVENGGAQAGGDELEFVPNDSHNLWRFGVDSVTSPFRAEEQLPMIFLFTDRGLYRPGETLTFRGIDRSLTRGQYQPYQGKYSVEILLPAGGNRTLAVLDGVSTGTGGSSGIFELPAELEPGQYVLRYTRLSKEDPGVKTLSFQVANFERLRVEGSVSFPDLPFYQGETLTGKLSASYLAGGALTGAPYSFYWTREPAAFNPGGNWQYWHFGPENNDGRSFLSRGEGNLGPQGSADISLVPQGDGVEGAVYRYRLEGSVQDAGRQEIASRNAVTVHPASFYIAARLDTGTMRAVNLAESKNSAYFLAAGSPATVSWALVNAQGESYRFPENGKGELAVQFVRHEWKQSRQAGIGGRVNLLWERVETVVEERTVRLTTATSGVLNFTPDQGGQWELRLRSRDARDRPVVTRLSFYVSGAGWVRWGSADADAITLRTDKQIYAPGETAKLLVQSPLPKGKYLLTLEREGIFSEKIIDLDGSARTIDIPIEESYVPIVYAAISSYTIRSGAGENSYYEPDLDKPKGIFGLAAIYVDNASRHYQIEIQPGQGVYGPGDDADVRLRVTLGGKPVSGVELSFMAVDRGVVDLINYHVPDPLAFFYDPNNFPLGVRGADSRSLLIDPVTYALSDLQGGDAEDESKLEERKDFRPTAVFEPYLLTGPDGTVMVRFSLPDSLTTYRCTAVAVGQEAGFAAFGIQERDLRVSAPMTALIAAPRKLRWRDTAQVSLILTNLENTAAEAKVSLEIEDLSKDTPVLVVDGTTERTLNVQPGESLEAPFRVAAVGSGRARLIFTLRSPKVNERIIREIDIDRPRVYETVTVMGNLGEAPFIEEGVVIGGETGTLSVSLAASRLAMLKDAVGYLLDYPYGCLEQRTARLLPLIAFGDSLAALQLDSPVTDVRKTIEDELALLAKNKLSDGSYPYWPGNSRGDYFVTLRVGHIAALAKEKGYAVPGGIDIPRLLTFLSSSESARYHLTRDPFLQGYSLWVRAMLGERVGSELRTYLNRGDELGISGMSFAGLTALALDMKDLATTARDRVRRYIRPQTRSLDITDTAESRIARSYWNRETDKYALALMLYQSLNPKDDMTTRLANALIDKQRRGQGRAGWSDTAASFWAVLAFGWISDTEALDAAPRTAGETSLQNARVSLGGHALFSADFEPKGGVPVSRIFSFTEPPLAGLERNTLFPLRIEREAAAPNAESARGTSLQVVARLYYTASLRYGIPAELAGVRDEGLGVFVETLDADGRPVTDGRLTAGKVYTRRVVISSPRARSYVAVRVPVPSGAEIVDASFVSSGTIPPDNDTKPERDYWTPYEQPPLQFIFDDEVRFHWDQFPQGKKEAVFRFRAVMPGVYPTPPAEAECMYEGEVFGRAPGELIVIR